One genomic segment of Brassica napus cultivar Da-Ae chromosome A3, Da-Ae, whole genome shotgun sequence includes these proteins:
- the LOC106439941 gene encoding uncharacterized protein LOC106439941 isoform X2, with protein MCFDSSSSSSITHTAEAEYATAKTSVWWDIENCPVPKGWDAHSIAQKLNSALVNLNYRGPLTISAYGNTELIPKPVQQALSSAGISLNHVPSGKKDASDKKILVDMFLWVLENPAPANLMLISGDGDFSYALNRLRMLRYNILLAHPLQASPFLVASARTSWMWRSLIATGCPSTRSCCSFGSEMSSQDASVSEHALSTQAMDFGSGSSKAARKKLKDVLKELNQQETKRMKLQKKCSEAGESELLCNVACKSIEVFARDKEHAAQWELKQNLETENIAAASSGCHEQDTEITNKVVEAGVEMFALCGSPSVVTKQAEALVDAKDIEEIVQDSDLKSRDAQDSEKSGREFWQDFKERLDKNGVAPLSVDHVFSELSRDCHVPKEVRECFEAIFKKLEPTQNDIEIEKLESMLKQGLEIESNEPGKAPAEPTENLEGDMTKKKSTVIEDKYEPYVCTICNVVCAHPSVFESHHKGRKHVAKFKKHTDAMLDNKQIQEEVIQDNGLPKDMTKELQIKPVKAPENIDDQRQELREGCDEEKFQTIEEVCENDYKSLPNAECIFTELNPEFSASKESRECIDAIFKKPEVSENANLSRELESIPSQNLEMSSSDPESSSTGATEHPEEYMDMEKEKVAKDAKAELKAYVCSICSVICLSPTVFEAHLMGRKHAKGVKKHAEVLFDDKKILEHSLEENVHSRDALEELQIEPKDAQVSIKEVTQISKARVDNNDSEQILSVEFAEPKEARERFDSLVESENASEGVEEVVGTGMCNTQMDFDSHLAGEKHAATLRKHVPLVKKEVAVV; from the exons atgtgcttcgactcctcctcctcctcctccatcaCCCACACGGCGGAGGCTGAGTACGCGACGGCTAAAACGTCCGTTTGGTGGGACATCGAGAACTGTCCTGTCCCCAAGGGCTGGGATGCTCATAGCATCGCTCAGAAACTAAACTCAGCGCTGGTGAACTTGAACTACCGTGGTCCTCTCACCATCTCTGCTTATGGCAACACAGAACTCATCCCTAAACCTGTTCAGCAAGCTCTCTCCTCCGCCGGAATCTCTCTTAACCACGTCCCCTCCG GAAAGAAGGATGCAAGTGACAAGAAGATTCTGGTTGATATGTTTTTGTGGGTGTTGGAGAATCCTGCTCCGGCTAACTTGATGCTTATCTCCGGTGATGGAGACTTCTCTTACGCTCTTAACCGTCTGCGGATGTTGAGATACAACATTCTTCTCGCGCACCCTCTTCAAGCTTCGCCTTTCTTGGTTGCTTCTGCAAGGACCTCGTGGATGTGGAGAAGCTTAATTGCAACTGGTTGTCCATCCACACGAAGTTGTTGTTCCTTTGGTTCTGAAATGTCCAGCCAAGATGCTTCTGTTTCTGAGCATGCTTTGTCCACACAAGCAATGGATTTTGGGTCTGGTTCTAGCAAGGCTGCGCGAAAGAAACTGAAAGATGTCCTGAAAGAGCTAAATCAACAGGAGACAAAAAGAATGAAGCTTCAGAAGAAGTGCAGTGAGGCTGGTGAATCTGAATTGTTATGCAATGTTGCTTGCAAAAGCATTGAAGTTTTCGCTAGGGACAAAGAACATGCAGCTCAG tgggagctgaagcaaaACCTTGAGACTGAAAACATAGCTGCAGCATCAAGTGGGTGTCATGAGCAAGACACGGAGATAACGAATAAGGTGGTTGAAGCAGGAGTTGAGATGTTTGCACTTTGCGGTTCGCCCAGTGTGGTGACGAAGCAAGCAGAG GCTCTCGTTGATGCTAAAGACATTGAAGAAATTGTTCAAGACAGTGACCTGAAGTCTCGGGATGCGCAAGACTCTGAAAAGAGTGGAAGAGAGTTCTGGCAGGATTTTAAAGAAAGGCTGGACAAGAATGGTGTAGCTCCCCTCAGTGTAGATCATGTTTTCAGTGAACTAAGCCGCGACTGTCACGTGCCCAAAGAAGTGAG GGAGTGTTTTGAAGCAATCTTCAAGAAGCTAGAACCTACACAAAATGACATTGAAATCGAGAAGTTGGAGAGCATGCTCAAACAAGGCTTGGAAATAGAGTCAAATGAGCCAGGAAAAGCACCTGCAGAACCGACTGAGAATCTCGAGGGGGACATGACCAAGAAGAAGAGTACAGTGATTGAAGACAAATATGAACCATATGTTTGCACTATTTGCAATGTCGTTTGTGCACATCCTTCCGTGTTTGAGTCTCACCATAAGGGCCGGAAGCATGTTGCTAAGTTTAAGAAGCACACAGAT GCTATGCTTGATAATAAGCAAATACAAGAGGAAGTCATTCAAGATAACGGTCTCCCGAAAGATATGACAAAGGAGCTCCAAATCAAGCCTGTAAAGGCACCTGAGAACATAGATGACCAAAGACAGGAGCTGAGAGAGGGATGTGATGaagaaaaatttcaaactaTTGAAGAAGTATGCGAGAATGATTACAAATCTCTTCCAAATGCAGAGTGTATCTTCACCGAACTAAACCCTGAGTTTTCTGCCTCTAAAGAATCTAG AGAATGTATTGATGCCATTTTCAAGAAACCAGAAGTCTCAGAAAATGCAAACTTAAGCCGGGAGCTTGAGAGTATACCAAGCCAGAACCTGGAAATGAGCTCAAGCGATCCTGAAAGTAGTTCTACAGGAGCCACTGAGCATCCAGAGGAGTACATGGAcatggagaaggagaaggtgGCTAAAGATGCAAAAGCTGAGCTTAAAGCATATGTATGTAGTATTTGCAGTGTGATCTGCCTTTCTCCAACCGTCTTTGAGGCTCACCTGATGGGCCGAAAGCACGCTAAAGGGGTGAAGAAACACGCAGAG GTTCTCTTTGATGATAAAAAGATTCTGGAACATAGTCTTGAAGAGAACGTTCACTCAAGAGACGCGTTGGAAGAGCTACAGATTGAGCCTAAGGACGCACAAGTGAGCATCAAAGAAGTTACTCAAATCAGTAAAGCACGAGTAGATAATAATGATAGTGAACAGATTCTGAGTGTTGAGTTTGCAGAACCCAAAGAAGCGAG AGAGCGATTTGACTCGCTGGTTGAGTCTGAAAACGCATCTGAAGGTGTGGAGGAGGTGGTGGGGACAGGGATGTGTAATACCCAAATGGATTTTGATTCACATCTAGCAGGTGAGAAGCATGCTGCCACTTTGAGAAAGCATGTTCCTCTGGTGAAGAAGGAAGTTGCCGTGGTGTAG
- the LOC106439940 gene encoding uncharacterized protein LOC106439940 isoform X1, whose protein sequence is MCFDSSITHAAEADYATAKTSVWWDVENCPVPKGWDAHSIAQKLNSALVNLNYRGPLTISAYGNTELIPKAVQQALSSTGISLNHVPSGKKDASDKKILVDMFLWVLENPAPANLMLISGDGDFSYALNRLRMLRYNILLAHPLQASPFLVASARTSWMWRSLIATRSCCSFGSEHALSTQAMDSGSKADKLKGMYVPKAPSQQVTRRKKLQKEWRVCNVACKSTDTFTMAREQAPQALIDAKECVQDNDSQSRDAFTKCLEKQNKELMETIATSERSGREFWHDFKERLDKSGVAPLSVDHVFSELSRDFHVPKEVRECFEAILMKLEPTQNDIEIEKLEDMTKKKKSTVIESKYEPYVCTICNVVCAHPSVFESHHKGRKHAAKFNKHIDDLRDRHQLQEKIIQDNGLPKDMTVIGDKAEPYVCSICNVICAHPSVFESHHKGRKHAAKIKKQADDTLSLKQALLGDQQIQDNGLPKDMKKELQIKLVEAPENMDYLDKQRQELGERCATNSERSVEDLLQTIEEVGENDYKSLECFLIELNSEFSASEESRECIDAIFKKPEVSQDANLTREFENIPSQNLEMNSGDPESSSARGATEHPEEYMMNMKKEKVTKSSVSTKPITKEPKVLQLVWCQICRISCESKVAYANHICGKIHQQKRERMSEREAMLSKENAERLEKVLSKSQTAFDSQNHAAMVKEQTEKAFVDSLRTRQELRQRAVEHPLGKAEATEEQTLVKTEDHGFQGAQEDKEEVKEINAISENLTRAFIGMNQESSVPKESRGCLDVIPQRVKAPADVNVTEKLEDESKHKPQTTPEEPLKEHLGVAAKRGEAKFQVDNFWTRLWGKKELEKLYRII, encoded by the exons atgtgCTTCGACTCCTCCATCACCCACGCGGCGGAGGCTGATTACGCGACGGCTAAAACTTCCGTTTGGTGGGACGTCGAGAACTGTCCTGTCCCCAAGGGCTGGGATGCTCATAGCATAGCTCAGAAACTAAACTCAGCGCTGGTGAACTTGAACTACCGTGGTCCTCTCACCATCTCTGCTTATGGCAACACAGAACTCATCCCTAAAGCTGTTCAGCAAGCTCTCTCCTCCACTGGAATCTCTCTTAACCACGTCCCCTCCG GAAAGAAGGATGCGAGTGACAAGAAGATTCTGGTTGATATGTTTTTGTGGGTGTTGGAGAACCCTGCTCCGGCTAACTTGATGCTTATCTCCGGTGACGGAGACTTCTCTTATGCTCTTAACCGCCTGCGGATGTTGAGATACAACATCCTCCTCGCGCACCCTCTTCAAGCTTCGCCTTTCTTGGTTGCTTCTGCGAGGACCTCGTGGATGTGGAGAAGCTTAATTGCCACACGAAGTTGTTGCTCCTTTGGTTCTGAGCATGCTTTGTCCACACAAGCAATGGATTCAGGGTCTAAGGCTGATAAACTCAAAGGAATGTATGTCCCGAAAGCACCAAGTCAACAGGTGACAAGAAGAAAAAAGCTTcagaaggaatggagagtgtgcAATGTTGCTTGCAAAAGCACTGATACTTTCACCATGGCCAGAGAACAAGCACCTCAG GCTCTCATTGATGCTAAAGAATGTGTTCAAGACAATGACTCGCAGTCTCGGGATGCGTTTACGAAGTGCTTGGAGAAACAGAACAAGGAACTGATGGAGACTATTGCAACATCCGAAAGGAGTGGAAGAGAGTTCTGGCATGATTTTAAAGAGAGGCTGGACAAGAGTGGTGTAGCTCCTCTCAGTGTAGATCATGTTTTCAGTGAACTTAGCCGCGACTTTCACGTGCCCAAAGAAGTGAG GGAGTGTTTTGAAGCAATCCTCATGAAGCTAGAACCTACACAAAATGATATTGAAATTGAGAAGTTGGAGGATatgaccaagaagaagaagagtacaGTGATTGAATCCAAATATGAACCATATGTTTGCACTATTTGCAATGTCGTTTGTGCACATCCTTCCGTGTTCGAGTCTCATCATAAGGGCCGGAAGCATGCTGCAAAGTTTAACAAGCACATAGAT GATCTGCGTGATAGGCATCAACTACAAGAGAAAATCATTCAAGATAACGGTCTCCCGAAAGATATGACAGTGATTGGAGACAAAGCTGAACCATATGTTTGCAGTATTTGCAATGTCATTTGTGCACATCCTTCCGTGTTCGAGTCTCATCATAAGGGTCGGAAGCATGCTGCTAAGATTAAAAAGCAGGCAGATGATACATTATCATTGAAACAGGCTCTGCTTGGTGATCAACAAATACAAGATAATGGTCTCCCGAAAGATATGAAAAAGGAGCTCCAAATCAAGCTTGTAGAGGCACCTGAGAACATGGACTACTTAGATAAGCAAAGGCAAGAGCTGGGAGAGAGATGTGCCACCAACTCTGAGAGGAGTGTTGAAGATTTACTCCAAACTATTGAAGAAGTAGGAGAGAATGATTACAAATCTCTTGAGTGTTTCCTCATCGAACTAAACTCTGAGTTTTCTGCCTCTGAAGAATCTAG AGAATGTATTGATGCCATTTTCAAGAAACCAGAAGTCTCACAAGATGCAAACTTAACCCGGGAGTTTGAGAATATACCAAGCCAGAACCTGGAGATGAACTCAGGCGATCCTGAAAGTAGCTCTGCAAGAGGAGCCACTGAGCATCCCGAGGAGTACATGATGAacatgaagaaggagaaggtgACTAAGTCCAGCGTTTCAACCAAACCTATAACGAAGGAACCAAAAGTTTTGCAGCTTGTCTGGTGCCAAATCTGCCGGATCAGCTGCGAGAGCAAGGTTGCGTATGCAAATCACATCTGTGGGAAAATACACCAGCAGAAGAGGGAGAGGATGTCTGAGAGAGAAGCCATGCTTTCTAAGGAGAATGCAGAGAGACTGGAGAAGGTATTGAGCAAAAGCCAAACCGCCTTTGATTCACAGAACCATGCTGCCATGGTCAAGGAGCAAACAGAG AAGGCATTTGTTGATTCACTGAGAACTCGCCAAGAACTTCGCCAAAGAGCAGTGGAACATCCATTGGGAAAAGCAGAGGCAACAGAGGAGCAGACACTTGTAAAGACCGAGGATCATGGGTTTCAAGGGGCACAAGAAGATAAAGAGGAAGTGAAGGAGATAAATGCCATATCTGAGAACCTAACGCGTGCCTTTATTGGAATGAATCAAGAGTCAAGTGTACCCAAAGAATCGAG AGGATGTTTGGATGTGATTCCTCAGAGAGTAAAAGCGCCAGCAGATGTGAATGTGACAGAGAAGTTGgaagatgagtccaaacataaACCCCAAACAACACCAGAGGAACCTTTAAAGGAGCACCTAGGAGTGGCTGCCAAGAGGGGAGAGGCTAAGTTCCAAGTTGATAACTTTTGGACCAGACTTTGGGGGAAAAAGGAGTTAGAAAAACTTTACCGTATAAtctaa
- the LOC106439941 gene encoding uncharacterized protein LOC106439941 isoform X1 has protein sequence MCFDSSSSSSITHTAEAEYATAKTSVWWDIENCPVPKGWDAHSIAQKLNSALVNLNYRGPLTISAYGNTELIPKPVQQALSSAGISLNHVPSGKKDASDKKILVDMFLWVLENPAPANLMLISGDGDFSYALNRLRMLRYNILLAHPLQASPFLVASARTSWMWRSLIATGCPSTRSCCSFGSEMSSQDASVSEHALSTQAMDFGSGSSKAARKKLKDVLKELNQQETKRMKLQKKCSEAGESELLCNVACKSIEVFARDKEHAAQWELKQNLETENIAAASSGCHEQDTEITNKVVEAGVEMFALCGSPSVVTKQAEALVDAKDIEEIVQDSDLKSRDAQDSEKSGREFWQDFKERLDKNGVAPLSVDHVFSELSRDCHVPKEVRECFEAIFKKLEPTQNDIEIEKLESMLKQGLEIESNEPGKAPAEPTENLEGDMTKKKSTVIEDKYEPYVCTICNVVCAHPSVFESHHKGRKHVAKFKKHTDAMLDNKQIQEEVIQDNGLPKDMTKELQIKPVKAPENIDDQRQELREGCDEEKFQTIEEVCENDYKSLPNAECIFTELNPEFSASKESRECIDAIFKKPEVSENANLSRELESIPSQNLEMSSSDPESSSTGATEHPEEYMDMEKEKVAKDAKAELKAYVCSICSVICLSPTVFEAHLMGRKHAKGVKKHAEVLFDDKKILEHSLEENVHSRDALEELQIEPKDAQVSIKEVTQISKARVDNNDSEQILSVEFAEPKEASRERFDSLVESENASEGVEEVVGTGMCNTQMDFDSHLAGEKHAATLRKHVPLVKKEVAVV, from the exons atgtgcttcgactcctcctcctcctcctccatcaCCCACACGGCGGAGGCTGAGTACGCGACGGCTAAAACGTCCGTTTGGTGGGACATCGAGAACTGTCCTGTCCCCAAGGGCTGGGATGCTCATAGCATCGCTCAGAAACTAAACTCAGCGCTGGTGAACTTGAACTACCGTGGTCCTCTCACCATCTCTGCTTATGGCAACACAGAACTCATCCCTAAACCTGTTCAGCAAGCTCTCTCCTCCGCCGGAATCTCTCTTAACCACGTCCCCTCCG GAAAGAAGGATGCAAGTGACAAGAAGATTCTGGTTGATATGTTTTTGTGGGTGTTGGAGAATCCTGCTCCGGCTAACTTGATGCTTATCTCCGGTGATGGAGACTTCTCTTACGCTCTTAACCGTCTGCGGATGTTGAGATACAACATTCTTCTCGCGCACCCTCTTCAAGCTTCGCCTTTCTTGGTTGCTTCTGCAAGGACCTCGTGGATGTGGAGAAGCTTAATTGCAACTGGTTGTCCATCCACACGAAGTTGTTGTTCCTTTGGTTCTGAAATGTCCAGCCAAGATGCTTCTGTTTCTGAGCATGCTTTGTCCACACAAGCAATGGATTTTGGGTCTGGTTCTAGCAAGGCTGCGCGAAAGAAACTGAAAGATGTCCTGAAAGAGCTAAATCAACAGGAGACAAAAAGAATGAAGCTTCAGAAGAAGTGCAGTGAGGCTGGTGAATCTGAATTGTTATGCAATGTTGCTTGCAAAAGCATTGAAGTTTTCGCTAGGGACAAAGAACATGCAGCTCAG tgggagctgaagcaaaACCTTGAGACTGAAAACATAGCTGCAGCATCAAGTGGGTGTCATGAGCAAGACACGGAGATAACGAATAAGGTGGTTGAAGCAGGAGTTGAGATGTTTGCACTTTGCGGTTCGCCCAGTGTGGTGACGAAGCAAGCAGAG GCTCTCGTTGATGCTAAAGACATTGAAGAAATTGTTCAAGACAGTGACCTGAAGTCTCGGGATGCGCAAGACTCTGAAAAGAGTGGAAGAGAGTTCTGGCAGGATTTTAAAGAAAGGCTGGACAAGAATGGTGTAGCTCCCCTCAGTGTAGATCATGTTTTCAGTGAACTAAGCCGCGACTGTCACGTGCCCAAAGAAGTGAG GGAGTGTTTTGAAGCAATCTTCAAGAAGCTAGAACCTACACAAAATGACATTGAAATCGAGAAGTTGGAGAGCATGCTCAAACAAGGCTTGGAAATAGAGTCAAATGAGCCAGGAAAAGCACCTGCAGAACCGACTGAGAATCTCGAGGGGGACATGACCAAGAAGAAGAGTACAGTGATTGAAGACAAATATGAACCATATGTTTGCACTATTTGCAATGTCGTTTGTGCACATCCTTCCGTGTTTGAGTCTCACCATAAGGGCCGGAAGCATGTTGCTAAGTTTAAGAAGCACACAGAT GCTATGCTTGATAATAAGCAAATACAAGAGGAAGTCATTCAAGATAACGGTCTCCCGAAAGATATGACAAAGGAGCTCCAAATCAAGCCTGTAAAGGCACCTGAGAACATAGATGACCAAAGACAGGAGCTGAGAGAGGGATGTGATGaagaaaaatttcaaactaTTGAAGAAGTATGCGAGAATGATTACAAATCTCTTCCAAATGCAGAGTGTATCTTCACCGAACTAAACCCTGAGTTTTCTGCCTCTAAAGAATCTAG AGAATGTATTGATGCCATTTTCAAGAAACCAGAAGTCTCAGAAAATGCAAACTTAAGCCGGGAGCTTGAGAGTATACCAAGCCAGAACCTGGAAATGAGCTCAAGCGATCCTGAAAGTAGTTCTACAGGAGCCACTGAGCATCCAGAGGAGTACATGGAcatggagaaggagaaggtgGCTAAAGATGCAAAAGCTGAGCTTAAAGCATATGTATGTAGTATTTGCAGTGTGATCTGCCTTTCTCCAACCGTCTTTGAGGCTCACCTGATGGGCCGAAAGCACGCTAAAGGGGTGAAGAAACACGCAGAG GTTCTCTTTGATGATAAAAAGATTCTGGAACATAGTCTTGAAGAGAACGTTCACTCAAGAGACGCGTTGGAAGAGCTACAGATTGAGCCTAAGGACGCACAAGTGAGCATCAAAGAAGTTACTCAAATCAGTAAAGCACGAGTAGATAATAATGATAGTGAACAGATTCTGAGTGTTGAGTTTGCAGAACCCAAAGAAGCGAG CAGAGAGCGATTTGACTCGCTGGTTGAGTCTGAAAACGCATCTGAAGGTGTGGAGGAGGTGGTGGGGACAGGGATGTGTAATACCCAAATGGATTTTGATTCACATCTAGCAGGTGAGAAGCATGCTGCCACTTTGAGAAAGCATGTTCCTCTGGTGAAGAAGGAAGTTGCCGTGGTGTAG
- the LOC106439940 gene encoding uncharacterized protein LOC106439940 isoform X2: MCFDSSITHAAEADYATAKTSVWWDVENCPVPKGWDAHSIAQKLNSALVNLNYRGPLTISAYGNTELIPKAVQQALSSTGISLNHVPSGKKDASDKKILVDMFLWVLENPAPANLMLISGDGDFSYALNRLRMLRYNILLAHPLQASPFLVASARTSWMWRSLIATRSCCSFGSEHALSTQAMDSGSKADKLKGMYVPKAPSQQVTRRKKLQKEWRVCNVACKSTDTFTMAREQAPQALIDAKECVQDNDSQSRDAFTKCLEKQNKELMETIATSERSGREFWHDFKERLDKSGVAPLSVDHVFSELSRDFHVPKEVRECFEAILMKLEPTQNDIEIEKLEDMTKKKKSTVIESKYEPYVCTICNVVCAHPSVFESHHKGRKHAAKFNKHIDDLRDRHQLQEKIIQDNGLPKDMTVIGDKAEPYVCSICNVICAHPSVFESHHKGRKHAAKIKKQADDTLSLKQALLGDQQIQDNGLPKDMKKELQIKLVEAPENMDYLDKQRQELGERCATNSERSVEDLLQTIEEVGENDYKSLECFLIELNSEFSASEESRECIDAIFKKPEVSQDANLTREFENIPSQNLEMNSGDPESSSARGATEHPEEYMMNMKKEKVTKSSVSTKPITKEPKVLQLVWCQICRISCESKVAYANHICGKIHQQKRERMSEREAMLSKENAERLEKVLSKSQTAFDSQNHAAMVKEQTEAFVDSLRTRQELRQRAVEHPLGKAEATEEQTLVKTEDHGFQGAQEDKEEVKEINAISENLTRAFIGMNQESSVPKESRGCLDVIPQRVKAPADVNVTEKLEDESKHKPQTTPEEPLKEHLGVAAKRGEAKFQVDNFWTRLWGKKELEKLYRII, translated from the exons atgtgCTTCGACTCCTCCATCACCCACGCGGCGGAGGCTGATTACGCGACGGCTAAAACTTCCGTTTGGTGGGACGTCGAGAACTGTCCTGTCCCCAAGGGCTGGGATGCTCATAGCATAGCTCAGAAACTAAACTCAGCGCTGGTGAACTTGAACTACCGTGGTCCTCTCACCATCTCTGCTTATGGCAACACAGAACTCATCCCTAAAGCTGTTCAGCAAGCTCTCTCCTCCACTGGAATCTCTCTTAACCACGTCCCCTCCG GAAAGAAGGATGCGAGTGACAAGAAGATTCTGGTTGATATGTTTTTGTGGGTGTTGGAGAACCCTGCTCCGGCTAACTTGATGCTTATCTCCGGTGACGGAGACTTCTCTTATGCTCTTAACCGCCTGCGGATGTTGAGATACAACATCCTCCTCGCGCACCCTCTTCAAGCTTCGCCTTTCTTGGTTGCTTCTGCGAGGACCTCGTGGATGTGGAGAAGCTTAATTGCCACACGAAGTTGTTGCTCCTTTGGTTCTGAGCATGCTTTGTCCACACAAGCAATGGATTCAGGGTCTAAGGCTGATAAACTCAAAGGAATGTATGTCCCGAAAGCACCAAGTCAACAGGTGACAAGAAGAAAAAAGCTTcagaaggaatggagagtgtgcAATGTTGCTTGCAAAAGCACTGATACTTTCACCATGGCCAGAGAACAAGCACCTCAG GCTCTCATTGATGCTAAAGAATGTGTTCAAGACAATGACTCGCAGTCTCGGGATGCGTTTACGAAGTGCTTGGAGAAACAGAACAAGGAACTGATGGAGACTATTGCAACATCCGAAAGGAGTGGAAGAGAGTTCTGGCATGATTTTAAAGAGAGGCTGGACAAGAGTGGTGTAGCTCCTCTCAGTGTAGATCATGTTTTCAGTGAACTTAGCCGCGACTTTCACGTGCCCAAAGAAGTGAG GGAGTGTTTTGAAGCAATCCTCATGAAGCTAGAACCTACACAAAATGATATTGAAATTGAGAAGTTGGAGGATatgaccaagaagaagaagagtacaGTGATTGAATCCAAATATGAACCATATGTTTGCACTATTTGCAATGTCGTTTGTGCACATCCTTCCGTGTTCGAGTCTCATCATAAGGGCCGGAAGCATGCTGCAAAGTTTAACAAGCACATAGAT GATCTGCGTGATAGGCATCAACTACAAGAGAAAATCATTCAAGATAACGGTCTCCCGAAAGATATGACAGTGATTGGAGACAAAGCTGAACCATATGTTTGCAGTATTTGCAATGTCATTTGTGCACATCCTTCCGTGTTCGAGTCTCATCATAAGGGTCGGAAGCATGCTGCTAAGATTAAAAAGCAGGCAGATGATACATTATCATTGAAACAGGCTCTGCTTGGTGATCAACAAATACAAGATAATGGTCTCCCGAAAGATATGAAAAAGGAGCTCCAAATCAAGCTTGTAGAGGCACCTGAGAACATGGACTACTTAGATAAGCAAAGGCAAGAGCTGGGAGAGAGATGTGCCACCAACTCTGAGAGGAGTGTTGAAGATTTACTCCAAACTATTGAAGAAGTAGGAGAGAATGATTACAAATCTCTTGAGTGTTTCCTCATCGAACTAAACTCTGAGTTTTCTGCCTCTGAAGAATCTAG AGAATGTATTGATGCCATTTTCAAGAAACCAGAAGTCTCACAAGATGCAAACTTAACCCGGGAGTTTGAGAATATACCAAGCCAGAACCTGGAGATGAACTCAGGCGATCCTGAAAGTAGCTCTGCAAGAGGAGCCACTGAGCATCCCGAGGAGTACATGATGAacatgaagaaggagaaggtgACTAAGTCCAGCGTTTCAACCAAACCTATAACGAAGGAACCAAAAGTTTTGCAGCTTGTCTGGTGCCAAATCTGCCGGATCAGCTGCGAGAGCAAGGTTGCGTATGCAAATCACATCTGTGGGAAAATACACCAGCAGAAGAGGGAGAGGATGTCTGAGAGAGAAGCCATGCTTTCTAAGGAGAATGCAGAGAGACTGGAGAAGGTATTGAGCAAAAGCCAAACCGCCTTTGATTCACAGAACCATGCTGCCATGGTCAAGGAGCAAACAGAG GCATTTGTTGATTCACTGAGAACTCGCCAAGAACTTCGCCAAAGAGCAGTGGAACATCCATTGGGAAAAGCAGAGGCAACAGAGGAGCAGACACTTGTAAAGACCGAGGATCATGGGTTTCAAGGGGCACAAGAAGATAAAGAGGAAGTGAAGGAGATAAATGCCATATCTGAGAACCTAACGCGTGCCTTTATTGGAATGAATCAAGAGTCAAGTGTACCCAAAGAATCGAG AGGATGTTTGGATGTGATTCCTCAGAGAGTAAAAGCGCCAGCAGATGTGAATGTGACAGAGAAGTTGgaagatgagtccaaacataaACCCCAAACAACACCAGAGGAACCTTTAAAGGAGCACCTAGGAGTGGCTGCCAAGAGGGGAGAGGCTAAGTTCCAAGTTGATAACTTTTGGACCAGACTTTGGGGGAAAAAGGAGTTAGAAAAACTTTACCGTATAAtctaa